ATATGAAGAAGAAGTCATCGAGAATGTGAGAGATGCCAGATGCATTGTATTTGGTATACATAATCCACTGCAAGGCATTGCTTAATTGttcaaatatttgacataaACTGCTTGCCCCCATAGGTAGACATCGTTCATAATAGAACGCAGAATTCCAAACAAAACCTAATAAATGGTAATCTAAGGGATTGACAGGCATGATCCTAAAGGCATCCTTAATGTCAGACTTAGCCATAAGTGCATGTTTTCCGAATTTTTGAACAAGTGAGATAATCGTGTCAATGGAGTCATAAGTAACTGCAGAGGCCTCTGGGGGGATAAGAGAATTTACAGAATGACCATGTGGATAAGAAAGGTCATGGATAATCCGAAATTTCCCAGGGTCCGACTTAGGGACCACCCCCAAGGGAGAGGTTTTAAAATTAGTAACAGGAGGAGAGGGAAATAGACCATGTATTCTCTGAGTGTCTAAACCTTTTTTAATATATTCCTCTATCACTTCCGGGTGTTGTAATGCAGATTTATGATTATGAGGTTCATGCGTGTCTGGCGAGCCAATGCAGCCTAAACGAAAACCATGGGTAACCCCATGTATAAAAAATTCTACTTTATCAATGGGGTATCCTTGGAGCTCACTTTGCAGGTTTGTTGGGTGTATAGGCGTTGGCAGATTGTTTTTGCCTGTTGCCTCCTTTGAAATGTTGCTTTTCCCTTTGAAAACATTTAGATTTTGGGTGTTTGCCGGTACACTCTTGACAAAGGTGAGCGTATTTACAGGGGTTTGATGCGCATTGCTGACCTCTGTTAAATGCGAAGCAGACTTTACCCGAGAAGGGACGAAAAGGATTCTGTTTCCCATAAGTCTGGTTTGCTGGTTTTCCAGAAACCTTAAACCCCATAGAGGCTACCTTGAGTCTTAATTCTGGGACAGAATTTTCCCAAGGCAGTGTGTGAGATTCTCTGAGCCGCCTAAAACTCTCATCATAGCCCCTCCAGGCTGAATCAATGTATATGTGGCTCATCTCCCTCACTGAAAAACAGTACTTGAGCAGATTCCCAGCCTCCTGGGGATTTTTCTGTATGTAAATAGTGGAAAAAATCAAAAATGCATCAGTCCACTGATTAATGCTGAGGGGTGATTTGTTTTTAGATGTGTGCTCCACATCAATTTTACCAGCTTTGATGGTGATAGAGAGTGGTTCTTCAGATTGATCAGGAAGAAGTGAGCGCAAATCAACAAACTCATTTGCCCAAatcttatttttcaatttaaccGAAATCGTAGCACCTAAAGGTACCGCATCTAACATCTTGATTGGTGGAGACCTTACTGACTCACCTGAGAAAACTACATCTAAAATCGAACCCACATTAGAAATGTTGGGGGTGTCCATGGGGGAGACAGACTGTGGTCCAGGTAGGACATTGGTAGCCCCCACACTATGGGTTCCACCTGACACTGTTGCTGAGGTCATTGTGGGTGTTGCAGCTTCTGGCTGGCTCCCCTGTACATTGTTTTCGGTAACCAACTGTTGTTCCGCCTGTCCTTGGATTGCTTGTTGTTACACAATGTGTCTTGCCAGCTCCGCATAGTCAATCATTGGCACCACACTGGACAGCGGATGATGGTCTGGTTCTGTAGAAGGTCCAGGAACATCATTGTTTTCCCTTGCTCTAAGACGTTTACGTTTTGCAGGGGTCTTTGACATTTTCCCTACAATACATATGCATGAAGTATTTGCTCTCAACATATTCAAATTATGACATCCATATTAGCATTATCATCAACTGATGTTgaaaatactatttcaataaatatcagAATGAGATGATTGATCTTAGCAAAATTGTAAGCTGCACCGAATATAATTAGATGTGCTGTAGAAGAGGAATAGGTGTTATCACCCATCATACAGTTTGTAgtattatataatgtaaaacggAACTAACATCATCCATAGATGAGAATCAGCTGCTGTGCTTACAAATATGTACACCTTTTTAGACATATGCACTAGCCTCATCAGCAATGAACACCGAGACTTGCGTCCAAGGTAGAAAATGAAGGGACATAAGTAAACAGCAGTATCACACAAATGTTGCATTAAAGCGAGTTCATTAAGAATAAGCTGAATATGCCACTTATtagctatattatatatatcctCACCAATGCACACACAGCATGAATTCACTTCTAGTGATAAAAATATCTTACTGGACAATAGAACAATGTATAAAATGTTCCTTTAGCATGTCTTAAATTTGCAGGTTatgttatatgtaaaacatatatcATACCTATATGAAAAACCAGGTCGTGCTACCCAAAGGAACTCAAATGTTTTACCCATATGTAATGTGTCAAGTTTCAGCAAAATTATACTGAAAATTACCACAGAGGGAATAATATCCTTAACCATTGACCTGCCTCTTAAATGTGTAATAGTTCATGACAAGTAGTCTGGTATCCTAGAACATTAAAGCCTTAATGTTTCTAAACACTACGAAATATCCATCATGTAATGTATTCACCAGCATTAATGCACACTTTGTATGTTAGCTGTCTGCTACAGAATTTGTACAGGATTTTAAGGCAAGCATGCAGTATATATTTAGGGAAACATTATATTGAATGTTTACCAGCTAAAATGCAATGCTAGTAGAAGGATAGCAACAGAGCAAGGGAGATGAGAATAATTATAGATGTATACATTATACTCGAAGTTTCAAATGACCTTCAAGTACACATGTACTGACTATTCACAAAGCAGTATACCTCAGTGATACACATGACATGTAAACATACTTAATGTTTAATAGGTGATGTAAGTACACATACTAAATGTCTAACACTTAAATGCACTGCTCGGTTGAGGATAGCACCAGGGTAACATATATCAACAGTATAATGCATTTACTAGTAAACATGACActgaatgtttacaaacttaGTATGATTGCCAGGGGTAATGCAGCATCAGACGATAGACTCATAATCATATATGAATCCTTCAATGTGAGTTTTAAGACAGCATTATACCGAATGCCTCCAGTGAGATTTAGGTGAACAAACTGAAcatatactgaatgtttcaataatgtatgagattcaagtgaacattatactgaatacttcaatataggatttaagtgagcattatactgaatgcttcaaaTTAGATTCCcctgaacattatactgaatgtttcaataatctatgagattcaagtgaacattatactgaatacctcaatatatgatttaagtgagcatttatactgaatgcttcaaaATGAGATCCCgatgaacattatactgaatgtttcaataatctatgagattcaagtgaacattatactgaatacttcaatataggatttaagtgagcattatactgaatgcttcaaaGTGAGATCCCgatgaacattatactgaatgtttcaataatataaaattctgagattcaagtgaacattatactgaatgcttcacCATGAGATTtaagtgaacattatactgaatgtttcaataCTCTATGAGATTtaagtgaacattatactgaatgtttcaataCTCTATGAGATTtaagtgaacattatactgaatgtttcaataCTCTATGAGATTCcagtgaacattatactgaatggtTAAGTATGAGATTTAAGTCAAACATTACATGAATGTATCAGATATATATCATCagctgatatatttaaataggTCCTTAGAAGTAATGTCAACAATTGCTGCCGACTCTGACCTATTGAAATTTGAGTTAATGCTGCAAATTTTAATATGATGATACTGGCCTTAGTTTTTTTAGCTGTTATTATAACAGCATTCCAGATGCTTCTCAAGAACTTCCTCATAGGTTGGCAATTGGAGGGCGTTGATAATAAGTGAACTCCGTCAGGTCCGAGGAAAGACAGATCCTGCCAAAATCCTCGATGGGGCCAAAATATCAACCCCTGTAAATTATCTGTCATTACACGTAGATGGTTATTAATGCCGATGACTTGGGAATTGAAACGCTGACCCGCAACGTATGGTAAACGACGCAGCAGTTGACCAATTAACACATGTTTAACCCCAACTCCTTCGTGTAAAAATTTTGCAACAGCGACAATGTCCGTGGCAATCTTAAGAGGGTTTGAATTCACTTTAATGTCATTTCCCCCGATTTGAATAAAGCAAATATCTGGGATGGCGGAGGGGAAACTAAGTATTGTAGCATCCTGGGATAGATGTGATAAACGTAGACCTCCTTTACCCCTCATTGTTACGGAATATGCACCCGCATCCAAATTCAGATTAGAAATGTTATTTCTGATTGTGAATTCATCCAATCGCCTGATGAAGGAATGTCCCAAAATCACAACATCCATGATGTGACCATTAGCCATTGTTTACAAAAACGCACGCCACTCCAACGCCAACACTGTAGGAAAGTTCACCGAAAATACCAGCTCAAACCGAGCGAATAGATACGTAACTGAAGTTAACGAATCCGCACAGTCATTCAACTTACTTGTTgttatagaaattaaatttggatccttcgatttgaacaaaatgaaaaaactttgatccgctttacaatttgtattcactgaatcccatgtatatgaaaaggctAACGTGTGCAAAACACAAGCTATCGCGTGCCTATCCAAGCCATTGATTGGCTAACAAACTTGAGGCCCCCAACGGGGTAAAGTTATACGAGGTCCCCAATAGGACAAATGACACATATATACGCTTTAAACATAAATGCTATTATGTTCCATAATATTGATTTGCTTTCTTTGTCCTGGATGAATTTTTCAACTTCGTAATTTTCATAACATACAGATCTTGAATTGATTGGTTCTGCAATTATTTCTTCCAATTGATCACTTGCCTTTTCACCAGGTTTTTCTACATGAATAATATTAGCCTCTTCTATTTcttgaaaatttacaaaaaattctTCTATCACCAGACTCCATGATTTTCCAGCGATATGCAGATGACATCAAAATAGATACGCacataatttatgaaaataaacaattcattgattttttatgAGTATTTTGATTTTTGCTTTAAAAGAAATACTAAATAAATACAGGATaacaatttacatgttttatttcatgCAACGATATGTATCAACACAGGAAGTAggtcatccaagcggggacagtgtcaaaagtagttcagACCGGAAGTGttttatcaaacgggcgtgtgataaagctaatgctttatctcacttgcaatatacaccacacgtatgggataaatgtaattattgcatacattttgatatttttaatttttctcttGAATGTTGAAAAGGAATTGAtgtaaagtttttatttttattattaggTATCCGTAGATTCAATTCCAACAACGTCAAGTTATAGAAAGAATAACATTTTGATGATATTAAgaataagaaaaaaaacctCTACTTGGACAAATATGACCACTTGCACACTCTTGCATCACATGTTGTCAAATAAACAATATCTTTATTTCTAAACAGTATATGCGTAGTTACAACTCCCCGCAATGCTCACATCTCCATACGTGTGAAACTTCTCGAGAGGGGAGTGAAACAGTATACAAGTAAATGCAAACATTACATAACCTGTAATTGATTTCACAGTGTGTCAGTATTtacaagattgattgattgtacatgtatcttgtttaaGGTCTCtctcgatcgagagagagagagagagagagagagagagagagagagagagagagagagagagagagagagagagtttcactcatatggagacgtcacgaagaccggtgaagggcttcaaatttaggccttttctcggcgcttacggccagtgagcagtgagggttttctttaacgtgccacaatCACTgtgacatccgtttttaaggtcatctccgaggactcgtgacattcatGCAGGTTTGATGCCGAGCGTTAGGCGATGGAACTAttactacctattttaacgcgTTAGGTTTGTCGTGGCCGAGATTCGAAcgccgaccttccgcatgcagggcgaacgctaTTCCATTTAATGTATCAAATGGGTCAACCAGATGATATCATTGATCTTAATTcttaatacataaaaatataaatataaacaataaaaagtcttcttttgttgttttatcgggtgatgaaggtatcaatcattgcagaaaaattgtATAACCCGCTTACGCAGaatagaatattttatttttccaatcaagggcccttaaggggcagcatgaaaatacatacaaataatgtacatatacaagtaaagaaagaagtgattacataatacatagttatatacaaatacagtgtcatatattgttcaaaataaattttccagttatatttagaatggatggctcttcagagcatagtatgtaaatgaatttttgttcatcattgagtttGGTATAAATTTTAACTGCTTTTTCTATATcaccacaaaaagattttctttcatcagcaaacttttcacatttaatcaaaaaatggatctcatcacctaataaaccggagttgcatttgttacatattcgttcattcctagtaataccagaatatctaccaacttcaatcattaatttatgagctgatatccgtaacttacaaatagatcgtctaatatcaaaattttttattttattaagatagttctcaaaaccaaagtgctccttaagcttaaaataagtgcacagtttcccatcaattaatttatttcgattattgtaccaggtttcagtgtatttatcacagagtaatttctttacaattttcttaaatctataCTGACTAAAATCTCTTAACGGATatccaattttaatatattctaaaGCTTTTTCTACTAGTGAGTACCATGACAGTTTGCTGTTTAAATGTAAAGATTTACTACATAGATAAGCATCCTTAagtagtttaaattcattttggttttcaagcctgtaccaataacaaatgattgatttcaaaatatcatgatgTAGAGGAAATATCCCCAATTCTGATAGTACAgcaaaatttgtacttttcttatGTACACCCAGAatacatttagaatatttatGATGAAGCTTCTCACAGTGAAGTGATTTAAAAAGTTTGTCTGGATCAAATGGTgatgattttaatttattccatGAACCTATGTATCCACCCCATATTtcagaattatataataaaattggttttaatgtgtggTCAAAGAGATGAGTACTTGTTTTAATTCCTGGTGCTAAACATAAAAAGTCTTTTTGCAATTTATAAAATCCTTTGAGGGCTGTGTTATATAGCTCAGATTGAGCGGTACTAAAACTGCCAGATGCAGAAAAAAAGGTACCCAAGTATTTATAATAAGGTGTACATTCAATATGTttgttctgaaatttaaatttacactgcAGTATTCTCCCAGCCTTGTTAAAGACAATAACTTTTGTTTTCTTAACATTGACATTCAAACACCAATCATTACAGTATGTTTCTAAAATATCTATTCTCTGTTGTAAACCCTCTGCTGATTTTGACATTATTACTATATCGTCTGCATACattaaacaatttaaattttctttttgaagtgATACAGTATCTATACATTTTTCGAGATATAATGGAAAGTCATTAATGAAGATTTTGAACAGAGAGGGACTTAAATTGTCCCCCTGTCTTACACCAAGGTTAATCAAGAATGGATCAGTAAGACTATCTCCGATTCTAACACATGCTTTAGAATTCCTGTACATATCTTTGATAATGTTGTAAAAATAACTGCCAATATTCATATTCAGCAGTTTTAGTTTCAAACCAGTGTGTATTACACAATCAAAAGCCTTACGAAAGTCAATGAAACATGTATAAAGCCTACCTTCTTTGGTATTGCAATATTTATCTATCAAGGTTTTTAAGATAAAGACATGATCGGCAGTTTGTGCATGTTTTGTAAATCCTATTTGGGAATTATGAATTAGATTATTCTTCCACAAGTACAAATCTAATCTGTTATTAAGTATAGAGTTaaataatttaccaatgcaGCTTGTTATAGTTATGCCTCTGTAGTTTGCTAGGTCGTTGGGGTCCTCGGATTTATAAATTGGAGAGATATAGCCATCGGCCCATATCTTTGGGTAAACCCCATTTTTAAAACAGGTATTGAATAGTAATTTTGACTACATTTTagcatttcatttgaaattagATCAAGCCCAACTACTTTACCTAACTTGAGCTTTGCAAGTGcatttattatttctttatctttaatttcaaaatcaagttcattaaatatggctttcttttcttttccttGTAGAATATGTTCTAGCTCATTAAGTCTATTCTGAAATGTGTTATCAGTATTAGAGTGCAAATTTCTAAAATGGTTGACCCAAGTCTCAGAATCAATTTGTGAGCATGAAGAGTTCCCAGTTTTTGTTGATCCCTTGATAT
This genomic window from Ostrea edulis chromosome 4, xbOstEdul1.1, whole genome shotgun sequence contains:
- the LOC130054061 gene encoding uncharacterized protein LOC130054061; translation: MTSATVSGGTHSVGATNVLPGPQSVSPMDTPNISNVGSILDVVFSGESVRSPPIKMLDAVPLGATISVKLKNKIWANEFVDLRSLLPDQSEEPLSITIKAGKIDVEHTSKNKSPLSINQWTDAFLIFSTIYIQKNPQEAGNLLKYCFSVREMSHIYIDSAWRGYDESFRRLRESHTLPWENSVPELRLKVASMGFKVSGKPANQTYGKQNPFRPFSGKVCFAFNRGQQCASNPCKYAHLCQECTGKHPKSKCFQREKQHFKGGNRQKQSANAYTPNKPAK